From a single Nothobranchius furzeri strain GRZ-AD chromosome 9, NfurGRZ-RIMD1, whole genome shotgun sequence genomic region:
- the gatm gene encoding glycine amidinotransferase, mitochondrial, whose product MLRVRCLRGGSRGAEAAHLIGAMLGRSVTGWVQKAFQSTSSAAAAQHHAVEEEAVTEPLQQECPVCSYNEWDPLEEVIVGRAENAHVPPFTVEVKANTYEKYWSFYQKHGGQSFPADHLKKAVVEIEEMCNILRHEGVTVRRPEPLDWSVSYTTPDFTSTGMYAAMPRDILLVVGNEIIEAPMAWRARFFEYRAYRPLIKEYFHKGAKWTTAPKPTMADELYDQDYPIRTVEDRHKLAAQGKFVTTEHEPCFDAADFIRAGRDLFVQRSQVTNYMGIEWMRRHLAPDFKVHIISFKDPNPMHIDATFNIIGPGLVLSNPDRPCRQVDMFKKAGWTIVKPPVPLIPDDHPLWMSSKWLSMNVLMLDEKRVMVDANETSIHKMFESLGIKTIKVNIRHANSLGGGFHCWTTDVRRRGTLQSYFH is encoded by the exons ATGCTGCGAGTAAGATGTCTGAGAGGAGGTAGCAGGGGGGCCGAGGCTGCCCATCTGATCGGAGCCATG CTTGGCCGTTCTGTCACTGGCTGGgtgcagaaggctttccagagcACTTCTAGTGCAGCAGCTGCACAACATCATGCAGTTGAAGAGGAAGCCGTTACTGAGCCCCTTCAGCAGGAATGTCCCGTCTGCAGCTACAACGAATGGGACCCTCTTGAGGAGGTGATTGTGGGTCGAGCTGAGAATGCTCATGTGCCTCCCTTCACTGTGGAAGTGAAG GCAAACACATATGAGAAGTACTGGTCCTTCTATCAGAAGCATGGGGGGCAGTCTTTTCCTGCGGACCACTTGAAAAAAGCTGTTGTTGAGATTGAGGAAATGTGCAATATTCTGCGCCACGAGGGCGTCACTGTGAGGAGGCCGGAACCCCTCGACTGGTCTGTCTCATACACAACTCCAGATTTCACATCAACGG GAATGTATGCTGCTATGCCCAGAGACATCCTGTTGGTTGTGGGAAACGAGATTATTGAGGCTCCGATGGCCTGGAGGGCTCGTTTCTTTGAGTATCGTGCCTACAGACCTCTGATCAAGGAGTACTTCCATAAAGGTGCTAAATGGACCACAGCGCCCAAACCCACAATGGCTGATGAGCTGTATGATCAG GACTACCCCATCCGCACAGTGGAGGACAGGCACAAGCTGGCTGCCCAGGGGAAGTTTGTGACCACAGAGCATGAGCCCTGCTTTGACGCTGCTGACTTCATCCGAGCTGGGAGGGACCTCTTTGTCCAAAGGAGTCAG GTTACGAATTACATGGGAatcgagtggatgaggcgtcatcTGGCCCCAGACTTCAAGGTCCACATTATCTCTTTCAAGGACCCAAACCCAATGCACATCGATGCTACGTTTAACATCATTGGTCCTGGGTTGGTGTTGTCCAACCCTGACCGCCCATGTAGACAG GTGGACATGTTCAAGAAGGCTGGCTGGACTATTGTGAAACCTCCGGTGCCTTTGATTCCTGACG ACCATCCACTGTGGATGTCGTCCAAATGGCTCTCTATGAATGTACTGATGCTGGATGAGAAACGTGTCATGGTTGACGCCAACGAAACCAGCATTCACAAAATGTTTGAGAGCCTCG GTATCAAGACCATAAAGGTGAACATTCGCCATGCCAACTCCCTTGGTGGTGGCTTCCACTGCTGGACGACAGATGTCCGCCGCCGTGGTACCCTGCAGTCCTACTTCCACTAG